The following are encoded in a window of Limibacter armeniacum genomic DNA:
- a CDS encoding superoxide dismutase family protein has protein sequence MKDSDLMVLLVICGCMSCGTPQENKEKDKTVAEYSEGDSPIIGNAVAPKKAVAHIGAASGSNVKGEITFLYEGDKVTMKVEVEGLPAGTHAIHLHENGDCSAEDGKSAGGHWNPMDKDHGKIGNDGPYHKGDIGNLETGEDGKVTLTFFTDEWCVGCGNESKDVIGKSVIIHAGEDDFTSQPSGNAGKRIGCGVIEQE, from the coding sequence ATGAAAGATAGTGATCTAATGGTGCTGCTGGTGATATGTGGATGTATGTCGTGCGGTACGCCCCAAGAAAACAAAGAAAAAGACAAAACAGTGGCAGAGTATTCAGAAGGCGACTCTCCTATTATTGGAAATGCTGTAGCCCCTAAAAAGGCAGTAGCCCATATCGGTGCTGCAAGTGGGAGCAATGTAAAAGGAGAGATCACTTTTTTGTATGAAGGAGACAAAGTCACGATGAAGGTAGAGGTAGAAGGACTGCCAGCTGGTACACATGCTATACATTTACATGAGAATGGAGACTGCTCTGCTGAAGATGGCAAGTCAGCTGGAGGGCATTGGAATCCGATGGATAAGGATCATGGTAAAATAGGCAACGATGGCCCATATCATAAAGGGGATATTGGTAATCTGGAAACAGGTGAAGATGGAAAGGTAACTTTGACATTTTTTACTGATGAGTGGTGTGTGGGATGTGGAAATGAGTCCAAGGACGTAATAGGGAAATCGGTTATCATCCATGCAGGAGAAGACGATTTCACCTCACAGCCTTCAGGAAATGCAGGAAAAAGAATCGGTTGTGGTGTCATTGAGCAAGAATGA